A stretch of Miscanthus floridulus cultivar M001 chromosome 13, ASM1932011v1, whole genome shotgun sequence DNA encodes these proteins:
- the LOC136501121 gene encoding uncharacterized protein, whose protein sequence is MRSGLLSLCFHLALAITLAANVPSPAHSRVIDLKTQPKPTPQPEPKPAPQPDPKPEPKPTPQPDPKPAPQPDPKPEPKPSPQPEPKPTPQPDPKPEPKPAPQPEPKPAPQPDPKPEPKPTPQPEPKPTPQPDPKPEPKPTPQPDPKPEPKPTPQPPSPRPEPKPEPEPIPKPTPGIKPQPDPQPSPKPQPEPEPQPRPKPTPEPKPQPEPSKPEPPPLSPPIGTGVMEAN, encoded by the coding sequence ATGAGGTCCGGCCTCCTCTCGCTATGTTTCCACCTAGCCCTAGCCATTACACTGGCTGCAAATGTTCCTAGCCCTGCTCATAGTAGGGTAATCGACCTAAAGACGCAACCCAAACCAACGCCGCAACCTGAACCAAAGCCCGCACCGCAACCAGACCCAAAGCCAGAACCCAAGCCAACACCGCAGCCTGACCCAAAGCCAGCACCACAACCAGACCCAAAGCCAGAACCCAAGCCGTCGCCACAGCCTGAACCAAAACCCACACCACAACCAGATCCAAAGCCAGAACCTAAACCGGCACCGCAACCAGAACCGAAACCTGCACCACAACCAGACCCAAAACCGGAACCCAAACCGACACCGCAGCCAGAACCAAAACCCACACCACAACCAGACCCAAAACCAGAACCCAAACCTACACCGCAACCGGATCCAAAGCCTGAACCAAAACCAACACCACAGCCACCCTCCCCACGACCTGAACCAAAGCCCGAGCCTGAGCCAATCCCCAAACCTACGCCGGGAATTAAACCTCAGCCAGATCCTCAACCAAGCCCAAAACCCCAACCTGAACCAGAGCCCCAGCCAAGGCCCAAACCTACACCAGAGCCAAAACCCCAACCAGAACCATCCAAGCCAGAGCCACCACCTCTTTCACCACCCATTGGCACGGGCGTCATGGAAGCGAACTAA